From Bombyx mori chromosome 18, ASM3026992v2:
TCACTCTTGTTGGAAATTAATTTTACACTCTCGTTTAAAGTATTATTCAGTATGAAATTATGTGAATGATTCGTAGATTTGTTACCTGGTGCTGGTTCCGCTTGTATTGCTTTGTCTTCAGTAACCTGTCCTACGTCATCAAGCACAACTCCACATTTCTTGTAGAGAGAACTTCTAAGTCTCATTAGTTTTTCCGCTTCGTTGTATGCTTTTATTTCCTCCTATGATAAGAAGTATATTTTAGTTACACTAGAGATTAAAATTCATTCCTAGCTTTTAGCAGTTTAGTTTTTTTGGTAATAATTTATAACTttgatttctttatttaaatagtaaattaGGAAGTACTCTTTAACAGTAAATGCTTATTGAGAATGAATATAGTGTAAATAGTCGTAACAAAAATCTTATGAGCTGTTCTTAAACTTTCATAAacttacttttaaatattttaagttagtATGGGTCCTGCTTGACGAACACCGTCTTTCATTTGTATCCATACACTTGTTCGTCAACACAGGTGCTGATTCCCGTAACTTAACCATTGGTCGAGGTTTTCTGCCCGTTTCACATTTCGTTACTACGCGATGAGGGGAAGTGGCGGGGTCCAAAGATTTGATTGTTTTACGCGGCTTCGACGTTAATGTTCGTCTCAAAACTCTATCAGGAACAGTCTCTGGAGTATAATCATTCAATACAGTTGGAAGTTCACTAAAAACACCGCAATTAGGATTTGAATGAGTTAGTTTCCCGCGAAGACGTGCTGAAGGCAGTTCGTGCCGCATAACTATAGAGTCAGCCCCCAAATTCGTTTTCGAACGATTGGTAATACGCGACATCACTCTGGCGTATTTATTTCtatgtatttttgttaatctttccattaatttttatttctcgtTAGCAAGCAGATGGTGCTTAGAGTTAATTTGTAAACAAAACTGACATttactaccttttttttatttaagtcgtTTTTTGGGCAGGCAAAGGAAACTAACAACAGACGATAATCTTtatgtaaaaatttttttctgcATTTGTATATTCactctaagcaattaaaaatatacctgAAGAAGTGTTAACAAAACATAAACATTTTCCGAAATTTAATATCTCATTTTCCCGCTCAATCCCGTTATAACATCCGGACAGTTCTGTGCATAGAAATATGCAAATCTAGATTATATCTAAGAGTATTGTCACTCATTCGACTAAAGTTGTATTTTCTGGAATTGAACAGCAAAATGATTTTAGCCATATATAAAATACACTGAGACGAGCTTTTAGCTTAGCTACTTTAGTTTCAAATAGCAAATGAAATTGATGGATTAAAGTAAAATGGATGCGTCAGGATGAGTGGAGAATCAACAAACTCAGTAATATGTGATCTATACACTGAAAATTTAATAGGCGAAACGGTACTGCACGTTCAAAGAGTTCTAGTACGCAAAGAACAGGTTTGGCCGCAAATAATGCTGCCCCCATCAGTACCGTTACTtctggtaggacgtattgtgaaccTGCAAGAAAAAGTTCCACCATTGTATGTATTTCcatcgcgaagcagtcatgcagtTTGGAAAGTGAGACTGCCTGTAAACTACTTAATTTGGACTAgcacctcatatctcaaggtgggtggtgtcaTTGATGTTGGATGTGTATggactccagcaaccacttaacattagttGGGACGTGaacttgtccatccatctattttttgggccgggggccgaaccacCTAAGAGGTCCCGTGCTTAGGTGACGCGCGGGTTATTTCGCAATGTTTGGAGCGGACCCCGGGCCCAAGGGAGGGAATTTAGAGCGCTACCGACTCCCTTGGTCTCCCCGACTATCGTCCAGTCCAAGCATCTGATCCATCCTGAGGTCAGAACCGGGTAACCGTCGTAAGACTCCAACCAGACGCGCGGCTCACCCCGAGGATGCCCAGCCGAATGAGATTTCGAGGCGAAACGAAGgttctgaaacgtcggccgtctcgagCACGGCAGCTCGTCAGGCCACCTAGACGGTGCCGCTGGACCAGCctgccggatcggaacgcgatacaccgccaaccgatTGCTCTTTTATCAGGATGTTGATATTTTTCCTCAGCAGCGCGCTAGTGCTGTAGTGCGccgcgcagcctcaaccccctcaggtcgccccatGACCTTTACTGGGGGGAAGgcggaaaaaaattttttttaacaaacttggatcattgcttttttttaaacaaagcaattaaattttgttcaaaatagaCTAAAAATAGACTACTTAAAATGGCAGTTACTATAGtgtggcattcacattgtggtTCCTAAGCTCATTGTTAGTGCCACATCTTAGTTACTACCTGTAAGATATAGATCAAGAAGTAGCAAAAGACTACTACATCTATGTTGTTTTCATCCTTGCATCATTGAGCATCAGGATAAACTCTGATTTTAGATTCAAGTTCtatgtttaaatacaaaaaaaaactttaattgctgatttatattcaaaattcatatttatgtGGATTTCTAATTGTTTACATTTTCTTCAACACTTCATTAATTTCTTCTACACCTTAAACACAAAATGGATCAATCTATGTCAAtagatgaaaatattaaaaaataaaaattaaataactgggaacagaTCACACAAGGTTATCTGGTCCCAAAAATAGGATTAtctgtgttatgggtatcagacacatatttatatttaaatatatacataagaCTAAGAGCAAACACACATGTTCGTTacacaaatgtttgcccgatgtgggaatcaacCCAAAACCCATGGCTCAACAGTCAAGGGCTTGAATATTGCATCACTGGgtaataaattgaaatgtaaaattaaactaaaatttgcAGAATAATTGGAACAAAAATTACACTTCATATTCCCTTAACATAGTTATGGATAGATACAAAAAAggctttcaaaataaaatttgttatttcaaACTATCTATTGGTGTTTATTGAAAAGATGCATGGcatattttcttaaatatatattatgcatATTATTCTATTCATTAACAACACAAAGTTATTTCCACAAACACCTACTTCCCAACTAATTCAACACATTTGGCATCATAAATACTTCTCGCTTCTAATAGATATTTTTCACACAAGGCATTTATTTGTTTCGTTCCGTTAAATATTAAATCTTCAGATACACCAGTCTGTTTCTTCATTTTCtttatgttttcattttgtATGTCTTTGAGTGCATCCCTACACTTTATGTACAACACCTTAGCATTCTTAGCCAATGCTTCCCTGTGCTCCTTTGTGACTTTAGGCACAGGCACAAACAGTGTAGTTCCATCTTGTTGTGGATTTAAATTTAGACCAGAACTACTGATGGCTTTCAAGGCCTCCGGTATGACTTGGGGAAAAGAAGAGAAGTTTATTACTATCGTTTTAGGATTCTTTCTTACAATCTGAGCTAGTTCTTGTAGTTCATATTCTTTGCCCTCGAATTTTACTGGTATTGTGTCTATCGAGCCAGTGGTTGATCTTATAGACAAATGTTTAGCAAAATCCGCCTTCATGTTTTCAATAGCGGCACTGCAGCGGTCTTTCATCTTGTCTACTGGTATAAGTTCGGAGAGAACTGCcatattaatttcaactttagtgcctttaccttttttttcctttccttTGTCTTTACTTTTTGCATAATTCCTAACGTACGTTGTGTTTAAATTATGGGCACAAACTATTTTTTCACATAACCTTAGTTGCCGTCTGGGTGtaacattatttataaatgttgacACAATTAGTCTTTGCAGTATTCTAGTACCCATTCTACAAATTACATTAACAATAATGTTACGTTTATactgaaatatattttgtgCAAGATGCTTAACCACTTAGGTAAActtattgaaaatttttttaaaaaggattttatgacctggtaactgagacctttaagtcatgtcttattttaatttatattcatatttttatgaaaaatgatattatggagtgaaatgaaatgaagacaattaatttgagacattaaccaactgggatgaaattaaatgaaatgagatgatatgggatgaaatataatctcagtaaaatcgtggtcatttactaagattttttcagtggactttttggaggatcccgagaagttacgtccagcggctttgtttcatttttccagatttgtgcactttcacagatattaaacagttaataaaccaccattattacacatttgaacccgaagaaacactaaatagacaaaataaaagaaatcacacaacttcactcctcgcgttcgcgcgttcccgccaaaaagtctattgAGAAtaaccatagagttactattctaactggagtgcttacttcgtttgacataaaaactaaaaatatactttatctctatggtttaaagtttatttttaaatagcaaaagatgtaaggaaaaacggtctgaaaagagaatgattattaagtggtggtgtccctctcgcacattttacaaacaaaaagcagtgttgctagcttagaggattttccataaaatctaggaatttggacccccgtcttagttatcaaaaatggcttttagtggttagtggattttttagtagcttgggtgttgttgaaaattctcgaaaaggttaaaatcaatccactttacaggattttaaatgttttatgacaataatatatctaaatacatattatttaaacgatgtgacttaaacttaactagaaaatgttgcgagaatttagaatttccatcaacgtcaaaaattaaattggttcaaaataaacgtactaagttatggtgaaattagtttctgatgatgacaatttattaaaataaattatataagaagtattgattatatgatatatattgatttttaatagaacatcatatattaataaagcttattaacaaaaaaaatattgttctatattaataagaactctgtttaatggaaaatttaatggtaggtacgtagatttctgatggttttcatgttgaatttggtgggaagccagattaattgttggcatcaccgaaaaagagctatgaatggattaaaagaaaaatggcgtctatttacgtttgtagtgcgaagttaaaatggcactgatacagcttgtggcttgttttttttcgaaaatcgtgaaagtttccgtgtaatcatggtgaacaattttaatgtaagtggttttaagcgagaatcctctccagtttgtggaatatccttccatatgtcagattcattgataaatttttactagtgtgagcatatatttttaaaatgtgagatattttttctcattataatatttaataccatttgtcttgtaaattgtacttaatctatgtcatatactaaatttgaaaaaacaatcgtgaaaactacaattttgcaatgtatttttcatattataagagccatcacgtggtattttttgaactttttttattgtattgaatagcgtcgcacgcaagcatgtatatcatttgcctgacgttaagcgaacgagtaggatcttctagtaaatatgacgttggaatttctggaaaatgtcctatataaaggtcaaacaagaagaatcaagtactcaaacgcaagaaataaaaaataccccgagaaaagcaaaattacgacaagatgttaaggtattgaaacaaaaacttaacagtcgcgaaatagtgattgtaaatataaagtcgattttagatttattaaagaaaaatggcgatttttaattgaattgaaatttaaattgcgaaattttaatgatactcatggcccacttagatattgattaaaataaattatgtatttcgttgaaaaaaaagaatttacttaaaatagaggaaaagttatattataagactacagaaaattaactgaacttaataataataatatgtataaccaatattttgtaaatagagatcaagtactatgtgtatcgtgttatgtgtattgacttgtcatttaagagttatttaattgtctacatataacaaataaatgaatttcatttcatttcattttattacccattgtgttttatctcctaaaatgtaactagtagacttaatatacacgtgtcatgaaaatagcacagaagtaaaaatacaagcaattttaaatcaattgaagatgtgaatgtaggaaaagagcacccgatacgcgcagaccatgtgtgttgcagtgtctcactcagtgtgtcaaatattaatttgcacggcccacttagccagtacattaaagtaggaattgcgtaattaagttcaacataatatattatttaagtcgcggttgagtattcggacgttaaacatgagtttgaggaagtttaagtaatagaactgaggtaatgatgtttgtaataaaactcagtgctagattttcgacaacgcagcaatttccaaaaaaaaccgtcgaaaaaaagtcaccatgacgacgaagcaatgtttagaattgaatttacataaataaaaggttgcaagcacgtgttttgtatttacatagggttacacagaattacttaaggtaaattcaaaactgatgcatgtgtataattttgtcctataattaaattatatatggtcaccacattagacaaggacaccgcgaccaaaaagtattctctttcgagaccgatttctcggcattagacagcactccagttgtaggtacttattaactccatgagaATAACTCTTAAAGATTTGTGTAGATTAGTgtcatagagttactattctaactggagtgcttacttcgtttgacataaaaactaaaaatatactttatctctatggcttaaagtttatttttaaatagcaaaagatgtaaggaaaaacggtctgaaaagagaatgattattaagtggtggtgtccctctcgcacattttacaaacaaaaagcagtgttgctagcttagaggattttccataaaatctcggaatttggacccccgtcttagttatcaaaaatggcttttagtggttagtggattttttagtagcttgggcgttgttgaaaattattgaaaaggttaaaatcaatccactttacaggattttaaacattttatgacaataatatatctaaatacatattatttaaacgatgtgacttaaacttaactagaaaatgttgcgacaatttagaatttccatcaacgtcaaaaattaaattggttcaaaataaacgtacaaagttatggtgaaattagtttctgatgatgacaatttattaaaataaattatataagaagtattgattatatgatatatattgatttttaatagaacatcatatattaataaagctcattaacaaaaaaaatattgttctataaaataataagaactctgtctaatggaaaatttaatggtaggtacgtagatttctgatggttttcatgttgaatttggtgggaagccagtttaattgttggcatcaccgaaaaagagctatgaatggattaaaagaaaaatggcgtctatttacgtttgtagtgcgaagttaaaatggcactgatacagcttgtggcttgtttttttttcgaaaatcgtgaaagtttccgtgtaatcatggtgagcacttttaatgtaagtggttttaagcgagaatcctctccagtttgtggaatatccttccatatgtcagattcattgataaatttttactagtgtgagcatatatttttaaaatgtgagatattttttctcattataatatttaataccatttgtcttgtaaattgtacttaatctatgtcatatactaaattttaaaaaacaatcgtgaaaactataattttgcaatgtatttttcatattataagagccatcacgtggtatttcttgaactttttttattgtattgaatagcgtcgcacgcaagcatgtatatcatttgcctgacgttacgcgaacgaggaggatcttctagtaaatatgacgttggaatttctggaaaatgtcctttaaaaaggtcaaacaagaagagtcaagtactcaaacgcaagaaataaaaaataccccgagagaagcaaaattacgacaagatgttaaggtattaaaacaaaaacttaaaagtcgcgaaatagtgattgtaaatataaagtcgattttaaatttattaaagaaaaatggcgatttttaattgaattgaaatttaaattgcgaaattttaatgatactcatggtccacttagatattgattaaaataaattatgtatttcgttgaaaaaaaagaatttacttaaaatagaggaaatgttataaatgttataagattacagaaaatttactgaacttaataacaataatataaccaatattttgtaaatagagatcaagtactatgtgtattgtgttatgtgtattgacttgtcatttaagagttatttaattgtctacatataacaaataaatgaatttcagttcatttcattttattacccattgtgttttatttcctaaaatgtaactagtagacttaatatacacgtgtcatgaaaatagcacagaagtaaaatacaagtaattttaaatcaattgaagatgtgaatgtaggaaaagagcacccgatacgcgcagaccatgtgtgttgcagtgtctcaatcaatgtgtcaaatattaatttgcacggcccacttagccagtacactaatgtaggaattgcgtaattaagttcaacataatatttaagtcgcggttgagtattcggacgttaaacatgagtttgaggaagtttaagtaatagaactgaggtaatgatgtttgtaataaaactcagtgctagattttcgacaacgcagcaacttccaaaaaaaaccgtcgaaaaaaggcaccatgacgacgaagcaatgtttagaattgaatttacataaataaaacgttgcaagcacgtgttttatatttacatagggttacacagaattacttaaggtaaattcaaaactgatgcatgtgtataattttgtcctataaataaattttatatggtcaccacattagacaaggacaccgcgaccaaaaagtattctctttcgagaccgatttctcggcattagacagcactccagttgtaggtactaaCTCCATGATTAGTGTAGAATGACTGAATGACAGATCTTACTTATATATTATCTGTCTATAATCTATGGTCATGGTCTATGACTTAGCTGATTCAGACGACTGAATTCAGCCGCTACTGAATTCAATCAAGTTTAGAAGCATTAAGTCAAGAAGCATTACTGATATCAgtagcaaggatggtttctAACTGAATCATTTAGAAGCCTAATGAGAAACGCATTTAGGAAGGTGTAATCGCATTTAGTTGCTGAATGTTTTCATTCAGTCCTCCCATAACTCTCCGTGCGTAAGgacgttttagtttgttttttgcttccgaataaaaagtattaatttcggtcgcctttatttaatgtgccagacatttataaatagcccGACATGTTTCAGGGATAGTTTTTGTCATCAGGGGTTGGGATATTGAAGAACTAAATTTGAAATCTTGATATGAATTTCCAGTTGCaagaaattttaatgtttcaacCAACCTTTCTTTTTGACTTATACTATCGTAGGATTAGATAtgtaatagttatataatagaCTATCATAGGACAGTATCCTGCTTTTGAATAAACGATGTTACAAGGTCTAATATTAGGTCAAACGAGATCAATATAAATCActcataatgttcatatttgctaacattctgcacagcaataaatatttcttcaccgatattttttttttttttttgtgaaattgaaagtaaaaacaaaaacaaaaattttgttgTTGTCTAGACAATTCTGGGGCCATCCTCTTACGCACACGACACGTCTTACTTCGTCGCGTTTAAACTGACAATTGATtgattcagtaactgaattTAGAACAGTGTAATCAGAAGCTTCTAAATTTGCTTCTGAAATCAGTCGACTAAATTCAGCCAAATGTAATAGCCTAATATAGCCTATAGCAATAAGcctttaaaactttaatttttgttcAGGAGCAAAAACcgtacctatttttttatttctgcagGCATATATTACatgttcattaaatatattaacaacATTTAAATGTTCTTGCATGAAATGAAAATTTGGTAGTGCAAGAGCAAGATAGAAACtatcataattaaatatttttaa
This genomic window contains:
- the LOC101737499 gene encoding ribosome-recycling factor, mitochondrial, which translates into the protein MGTRILQRLIVSTFINNVTPRRQLRLCEKIVCAHNLNTTYVRNYAKSKDKGKEKKGKGTKVEINMAVLSELIPVDKMKDRCSAAIENMKADFAKHLSIRSTTGSIDTIPVKFEGKEYELQELAQIVRKNPKTIVINFSSFPQVIPEALKAISSSGLNLNPQQDGTTLFVPVPKVTKEHREALAKNAKVLYIKCRDALKDIQNENIKKMKKQTGVSEDLIFNGTKQINALCEKYLLEARSIYDAKCVELVGK